The segment CCAGCCCCAGCAGCAGGCCGCCCGCCGCGCACAGCAGCACGCCCGCCGGCCATGCCAGCCAGAAACTCCACCCGGCCCTGAGCGTCAGGATGCCGACCGTGTACGCCCCGATCCCGAAGAAGCCCGCGTGTGCCAGCGGCAGCAGGCCCGCGAAGCCCAGCATGACGTTCAGGCCGTAGGCGACCATGGCCCAGATCATGATGTTGACGGCCACGTCCAGTACGTAACCGCTCGGCCGCAGGAACGGCACGAGGGCCGCCACCACGAACAGCGCGGCCCAGATCCACGCGCCGCGCTTCATGTGCCCTTCCGGAACAGGCCCTGCGGCCGGATGGCCAGCACCACGACCAGCATCGCGAAGCCGATCACGTCCGCGAAGTCCAGGTTGATGTAAAAGCCGCCGAACACCTCCGCGAGGGCCAGCAGAAAGGCGCCCACGATGGCGCCCGGCACGCTGCCCATGCCGCCCAGGATGATGATGGCGAACACCTTGAGGTTCATGACCTCGCCCATGCTGGGGGCCACCGAGTTGATCGGCGCGATGAGGGCCGCCGCGATGGCCGCCAGCCCGCCCGAGATCGCGAAGGTCAGCATGCCCACGCGGTTCGTGTTGATCCCGACCAGGCGCGCTCCCTCACGGTTCTGGCTCATGGCCTCGATGGTCGCGCCGGTCAGGGTGCGCTTGAGGAAGAAGTTCAGTCCCAGCATGGCGAGCACGCTCGCCGCGATCACGATCAGGCGCTGCCACGTGACGATCACGCCGCCGAGGGTCACGATGCCCGGAATGGGCTCCGGGATGCGCTTGAAGTCCGGCCCCCAGATGAGCTGCACGGCCGCCTCCAGGAAGAACAGCACCCCGATCGCCGCGATCATCGGATGGACATGCGGCGCGTTTCGCAGCGGGTAGAAGATCACCCGTTCGAGCAGCGCGGCCAGCAGCGCCACCCCCAGGCCCGCCAGCAGCAGCGCGGGCACGTAGCCCACGCCCAGCCGGTCGAGCGACGCGTACGCGAGGTACGCGCCCAGCATGTACAGGCCGCCGTGCGCGAAGTTCGGCACGCGCATCACGCCGTACACCAGCGTCAGGCCCAGCGCCACCAGGGCGTACACGCCGCTCAGCGCGAGCGCGTTGAAGAGTTGTTGCAGGAAGGTCGTCAAGGGAGGACTCCAGGGGTGGGCAGGTAGGACAACGCGCCCCGCATGGTGACGGGGCGCGGCAGGGCGCGCTTACTTGAAGGTCGTCGTCAGCCGCAGGCGGGTGTACTGGCCGCCCTTGACGCTCGCCACCACGAAGGCGGCGTCGGCATGGCCGCCGGCCGTCACGCCGTTGAGTTTGAACACGGTCTTGCTCTGCGGCAGGGCCTTGGCCGCCGCGTCGAGCTGCGCGCGGATCGCCGTGGGGTCGTCGGTCTTGCCCGCCAGTTCCATGGCCTTGGCGATCACGTTGATGCCCATGTAGTTCAGGGCGGCCTCACTGGTGGGGATCTTCTTGTACAGCTTCTGGTACTGGGCCACGAACAGCTGCGTCCCGGCGAATTCCTTGACGGGCAGCACGCCCACGCTGCCGTCCAGGTACGAGCGGGGCACGACCTGATCCATCTGCTCGAACTTCGCCTGATCCATCACGATGAAGCCGCCCTTGAACCCCTGTTCGCGCGCGGCCTTCACGACCAGCGCGGTCGGCTGGCTGGGGCCGCCGATGAACATCACGTCGGGCTTCTCGGCCAGCGCCTTGGTCACGGCGCTGCTGTAATCGACGGTGGTGTTGTAGTCCACGCCGTTGTTCCCGCCGACGGTGCCGCCCTGCTTGGTCCATTCGCCGCTGATCGCTTCCGTCCACTGCTTGCCGTAGGCGCTGGTGGTGCCGACCAGGGCCAGCTTCTTGCCGAAGGCCTTCATCTGCGTGGCCACGAAGGGTTGCAGGTAGTTGTCGTAGCGGGGCGGCAGCATGAAGGTCAGGGGGTTGTTCGACGCGAGGATCTTCGGCTCGCTGGAGTACGCCACCAGCAGGAACTTGGGATCGCCGGTCGTCATGGGCTGCACGGTCAGGATGCCCCCGGCGTGCGGCACCACGATGATGCTGATGCCCTGACTGGTCAGGCGCTTGACGTTGGTGGCCGTCTCGTTCGGCAGGTAGCGGTCGTCGAGGGCCACGAGCTTGAAGGTCACCTTCTCGCCCGCCACCTGAAGGCCGGTCTTGTTGATCTCGTTGATGGCCATGTCCAGGCCGCTCTGCACGTCCTTGCCGTAGAAGGCCGCCGCGCCCGACAGGGGGCCGGAGTAGCCGATGTTCACGACCTTGTCGGCCAGGGCAGAGGACACGCTCAGGAGGACCAGGGCAGACAGCAGGTGGAGTCGTTTCATAAGTGGCCTCCGGTGTCCAGGGCATCGGCACAGCCGAACGACTCCTTGGACGGGGTACAAGTTGTGGGTACTGCGCATGGTCGCATGGGCGTGAGGGGGTGTCAATCACCCGCCCAGGGCCCTAGGGTGTTCAGCCCGGCCTTGGCACCTTCCCCAGCACGGAAGCCGATCCGCCGTTCACCCACGCCCGGAAGCTGCCCGGATCGTGCAGGAAAAAGCCCCACATCCAGTGGGGCTGCCCGTCCGCCTTCACCCGGGCGGGGTGCATTGTTGGGGTGAACACAACTTATCAGGCGAATGTGAACTTGATGTCAGGCAGTGAACAGTTCGCGGCCGTCGCCGCCGGCGGATGTCACCACGTGTCGCCGCCACCCGGCGGCGGCCACGCGCCGATCATGCGGCGAAGCATGATCGCCTGCCCGACGTGTACGGCGTTGTGGAGGGCGTGCAGGCACAGTTCGTACCCCAGCGTGTCCCGCCCCCGTACGACGCGCGACAGGTCATCCTCGCGGGCCACGCGCCGCAGTTCGGTCAGTCCCTCCAGAAAACCCCGGAGCAGCTCATCCCACCCGTCCGGCGTGGTGGACGGCCAGCCGCCTTCGGCATGTTCGGGCACCACGCCGCGTTCGCCGTGGGCCAGGGCCAGGGTGTAGCGCTGCCAGAAGCGCAGGTGCCCGAGCAGATCGGCAATGGAATGCGGCGCGCCCTCCACGCGGCGGCAGGCGTCGTCCGGCCTCAGATCCAGGAACGCGCGGCTGGGCGGCACGAAGGCGCTGCCCTCGTCCAGCAGGGCTTCCAGGGCGTCGGACGGAGGGCCGAACCGCAGGGTGTCCGGGAAGGGAACGCTCATGGGCACATCGTAAGCACTTGCGTCGTGACAGAGGCGACGTCGTGGCCGGGCCACCCCGGCCCTTCGCCGCGCCTGTACACTCACGACCGTGTCGGGGTTCGCGGGGCCGCACGGATGCGGGCCGCTGGGGCCTCGACCACCCGTGCCCGGAGGGGCCGTAAGGGTGGAAGAGGGGTGGAGAGATGGATCAGAATAAGGGAAAAGCGCCCCGCAGCCGGGCGCGCATGCTGGAACTGGTGTTCCCGAAGGACACGAATTACCACGGCACGGCCTTCGGCGGCTGGGTGCTGTCGCTGATGGACAAGGCGGCCAGCGTCGCGGCCGTGCGGCATGCCAGCGGGAACGTGGTCACCGCGCGCATGGACGGCGTGGACTTCCACGTGCCGATCCGCGTGGGGGACGCCGTGGCCCTGG is part of the Deinococcus sp. KSM4-11 genome and harbors:
- a CDS encoding branched-chain amino acid ABC transporter permease, which translates into the protein MTTFLQQLFNALALSGVYALVALGLTLVYGVMRVPNFAHGGLYMLGAYLAYASLDRLGVGYVPALLLAGLGVALLAALLERVIFYPLRNAPHVHPMIAAIGVLFFLEAAVQLIWGPDFKRIPEPIPGIVTLGGVIVTWQRLIVIAASVLAMLGLNFFLKRTLTGATIEAMSQNREGARLVGINTNRVGMLTFAISGGLAAIAAALIAPINSVAPSMGEVMNLKVFAIIILGGMGSVPGAIVGAFLLALAEVFGGFYINLDFADVIGFAMLVVVLAIRPQGLFRKGT
- a CDS encoding DinB family protein, coding for MSVPFPDTLRFGPPSDALEALLDEGSAFVPPSRAFLDLRPDDACRRVEGAPHSIADLLGHLRFWQRYTLALAHGERGVVPEHAEGGWPSTTPDGWDELLRGFLEGLTELRRVAREDDLSRVVRGRDTLGYELCLHALHNAVHVGQAIMLRRMIGAWPPPGGGDTW
- a CDS encoding acyl-CoA thioesterase gives rise to the protein MDQNKGKAPRSRARMLELVFPKDTNYHGTAFGGWVLSLMDKAASVAAVRHASGNVVTARMDGVDFHVPIRVGDAVALDAQVVRVGRTSMTIRVDVYREHMPTGDQELATTGTFVFVALDEQGKPRPVPPLPDGQDTRSADPDPEARP
- a CDS encoding ABC transporter substrate-binding protein; translated protein: MKRLHLLSALVLLSVSSALADKVVNIGYSGPLSGAAAFYGKDVQSGLDMAINEINKTGLQVAGEKVTFKLVALDDRYLPNETATNVKRLTSQGISIIVVPHAGGILTVQPMTTGDPKFLLVAYSSEPKILASNNPLTFMLPPRYDNYLQPFVATQMKAFGKKLALVGTTSAYGKQWTEAISGEWTKQGGTVGGNNGVDYNTTVDYSSAVTKALAEKPDVMFIGGPSQPTALVVKAAREQGFKGGFIVMDQAKFEQMDQVVPRSYLDGSVGVLPVKEFAGTQLFVAQYQKLYKKIPTSEAALNYMGINVIAKAMELAGKTDDPTAIRAQLDAAAKALPQSKTVFKLNGVTAGGHADAAFVVASVKGGQYTRLRLTTTFK